One region of Bradyrhizobium betae genomic DNA includes:
- the pgsA gene encoding CDP-diacylglycerol--glycerol-3-phosphate 3-phosphatidyltransferase encodes MNIATTRGTNSRAMSLPNILTYGRIAAIPVVVGCIYAQSILDQPLWLRWVAVAIFIAAAVTDYLDGYYARIWNQQSAFGRMLDPIADKLLVASCLLMLAADGIIHGWSLWAAIVILCREILVSGLREYLAALRVSVPVTKLAKWKTTVQLVAIGFLIAGPAGDEVMPIVSMIGLVLLWASAILTMYTGYDYFSSGIHHLIKEDEA; translated from the coding sequence ATGAACATCGCCACGACACGAGGGACGAACAGCCGCGCGATGTCCCTCCCGAACATCCTGACCTATGGCCGGATCGCCGCGATCCCGGTCGTGGTCGGGTGCATCTACGCGCAATCGATTCTGGACCAGCCGCTGTGGCTGCGCTGGGTGGCGGTCGCCATCTTCATCGCGGCAGCAGTGACCGATTACCTCGACGGCTATTACGCCCGGATATGGAATCAGCAATCGGCGTTCGGCCGGATGCTCGATCCGATCGCCGACAAGCTGCTGGTCGCCTCCTGCCTGCTGATGCTGGCCGCGGACGGCATCATCCACGGCTGGTCACTATGGGCCGCGATCGTGATCCTGTGCCGCGAGATCCTGGTTTCGGGCCTGCGCGAATACCTCGCCGCGCTGCGCGTCAGCGTTCCGGTGACCAAGCTTGCCAAGTGGAAGACGACCGTCCAGCTCGTCGCCATCGGCTTCCTGATCGCCGGTCCGGCCGGCGACGAGGTGATGCCGATCGTCTCGATGATCGGGCTGGTGCTGCTGTGGGCCTCGGCGATCCTCACCATGTACACCGGTTACGATTATTTCAGCTCCGGCATCCATCACCTCATCAAGGAGGATGAGGCATGA
- the moaD gene encoding molybdopterin converting factor subunit 1 — MKVKYFAWVRERVGKAEETIEPPATVRTVEELIAWLSGRSEAYAYAFEKPKVIRTAIDHTHVKSDAAIAGAREIAFFPPMTGG, encoded by the coding sequence ATGAAGGTGAAGTACTTCGCCTGGGTGCGCGAGCGCGTCGGCAAGGCCGAGGAGACGATCGAGCCGCCCGCGACCGTGCGTACCGTCGAGGAGCTGATCGCCTGGCTGTCCGGCCGGAGCGAGGCTTACGCTTATGCCTTCGAGAAGCCCAAGGTGATCCGCACCGCGATCGACCACACCCACGTCAAGTCGGACGCCGCCATCGCCGGCGCCCGCGAGATCGCGTTCTTCCCGCCGATGACCGGCGGCTAG
- a CDS encoding molybdenum cofactor biosynthesis protein MoaE, with the protein MTSTATSCPVTIRIQEDDFDIAREIAVLTKSRTDIGAVVSFSGICRGDEDSAKIAALTLEHYPGMAEEEIKRHADEATSRWPLNGVTVIHRVGRFMPGQNIVLVLTASQHRQAAFQAAEFLMDYLKTNAPFWKKEESATGTGWVEAHARDDEAAARWTRS; encoded by the coding sequence ATGACATCCACTGCCACATCCTGCCCCGTTACCATCCGCATCCAGGAAGACGATTTCGACATCGCGCGCGAGATCGCGGTCCTGACCAAAAGCCGCACCGACATCGGTGCCGTCGTCAGCTTCTCCGGCATCTGCCGCGGCGACGAGGACAGCGCGAAGATCGCGGCGCTGACGCTCGAACATTACCCCGGCATGGCGGAGGAAGAGATCAAGCGCCATGCCGACGAAGCGACATCGCGCTGGCCGCTCAACGGCGTCACGGTGATCCATCGCGTCGGGCGGTTCATGCCCGGCCAGAACATCGTTCTGGTGCTCACCGCCTCGCAGCACCGCCAGGCGGCGTTTCAGGCCGCCGAGTTCCTGATGGACTATCTCAAGACCAACGCGCCGTTCTGGAAAAAGGAAGAGAGCGCCACCGGCACCGGCTGGGTCGAGGCCCACGCCCGTGACGACGAGGCCGCCGCACGCTGGACCCGATCCTGA
- the prmB gene encoding 50S ribosomal protein L3 N(5)-glutamine methyltransferase, translating into MARASKKTVRGRAAPKLAKVGRGELLTLIDFVRYAVSRFTEAKLAFAHGTTDPVAEAVFLVCEALHLHPDQFEIFAHACVTTAEGKTLLDLIHKRVTTRKPAAYLVNKIYMRGLPFYVDERVIVPRSFIGELLESHFGGDGEMGSLVDDPTGVERVLDLCTGSGCLAILAAHHFPNATIDAVDISKGALEVAARNVSEHGLDERITLHRGDLFAPLGDNKYDLIITNPPYVDAEGMAALPPECRAEPKLAFDGGADGLDVVRRILHDAPDHLTPDGGLLCEIGRGRELIDEAFPELPLLWLDTEESEGEVFWIAAADLG; encoded by the coding sequence ATGGCAAGAGCATCCAAGAAGACCGTGCGCGGCCGCGCCGCCCCGAAACTCGCGAAGGTCGGCCGCGGCGAGCTGCTCACGCTGATCGATTTCGTCCGCTATGCGGTGAGCCGCTTCACCGAGGCCAAGCTCGCCTTTGCGCACGGCACGACGGATCCGGTCGCCGAAGCCGTCTTCCTGGTTTGCGAGGCCCTGCACCTGCACCCCGACCAGTTCGAGATCTTTGCCCATGCCTGCGTCACGACGGCGGAAGGCAAGACGCTTCTCGACCTCATCCATAAACGCGTGACCACGCGCAAACCGGCCGCCTATCTCGTCAACAAGATCTACATGCGCGGCCTGCCCTTCTATGTCGACGAGCGCGTCATCGTTCCGCGCTCCTTCATCGGCGAGCTGCTGGAGTCGCATTTCGGCGGCGACGGCGAAATGGGGTCCCTGGTCGACGATCCTACGGGTGTCGAGCGCGTGCTCGACCTCTGCACCGGCTCGGGGTGCCTGGCGATCCTCGCCGCGCATCATTTCCCGAACGCGACGATCGACGCCGTCGATATCTCCAAGGGCGCGCTCGAAGTCGCCGCGCGCAATGTCAGCGAACACGGGCTCGACGAGCGGATCACGCTCCACCGCGGCGATCTGTTCGCCCCGCTCGGCGACAACAAATACGATCTGATCATTACCAACCCGCCTTACGTCGATGCCGAGGGCATGGCCGCGCTGCCGCCGGAATGCCGGGCCGAGCCGAAGCTCGCCTTCGACGGCGGCGCCGACGGTCTCGACGTGGTGCGCCGCATCCTGCACGACGCACCCGACCACCTCACGCCGGATGGCGGACTGCTCTGCGAGATCGGCCGCGGCCGCGAATTGATCGACGAGGCATTTCCGGAACTGCCGCTGCTCTGGCTCGACACCGAGGAGTCCGAGGGCGAGGTGTTCTGGATCGCGGCCGCCGATCTCGGCTGA
- a CDS encoding phage holin family protein: MLAPSGELLRAGMALKLNHLKRAAQSYLRDRTNQATGHATSYAVAAALYAAAGLFLIATSFVGLIAMYRWVAITYGQFWGFGAVAAVLLVLAATCAGAAMAQMKRKTRPIVPLASRMRVAIATPRIPRGTVQQAVKEVATAIPLVPLGPDERRHGGSTSPTRTNRPVQLGLMLAAVGLIGFTAARRRRHGHGLDA, encoded by the coding sequence ATGCTCGCGCCATCGGGCGAATTGCTGCGCGCCGGCATGGCGCTGAAACTCAACCATCTCAAGCGGGCAGCCCAGTCCTACTTGCGCGACCGCACCAACCAGGCCACCGGGCACGCTACGTCCTATGCGGTCGCGGCGGCATTGTATGCGGCGGCCGGGCTGTTCCTGATCGCGACCTCCTTTGTCGGCCTGATCGCGATGTACCGCTGGGTTGCCATCACCTATGGACAATTCTGGGGTTTTGGCGCCGTCGCGGCCGTGCTGCTGGTGCTGGCTGCGACCTGCGCCGGAGCAGCGATGGCGCAGATGAAGCGCAAAACCCGGCCGATCGTGCCGCTCGCCAGCCGGATGCGCGTTGCGATCGCCACCCCGCGGATTCCGCGCGGAACGGTCCAGCAAGCGGTGAAGGAGGTTGCGACCGCGATTCCCCTGGTGCCGCTCGGGCCGGATGAACGCCGCCATGGCGGCAGCACGTCGCCGACGCGGACCAACCGGCCCGTGCAGCTTGGCCTGATGCTCGCGGCCGTCGGGCTGATCGGCTTCACGGCCGCGCGCCGCAGGCGGCATGGACACGGATTGGACGCTTGA
- a CDS encoding YihY/virulence factor BrkB family protein, with protein sequence MPARRSEQFDSWLLIAATAVLVLTAERYFQESGLIKSGALQNAPRTSVTQATSRPDHGRHSKSPFAIPWAGWKEIFRRTYRRIDDDRLLATAGGVVFFGLLAIFPAVTALVSSYGLFADPSTISANLQSLAMMLPEGAFQIVEDQVARVVSNGNTALGAAFLLGLMLAVWSANAGVKSIFDALNVAYEAREKRGFIKLNLMSLAFTVGGIAALLLMVGAVVAFPLALDHIGIAPESKLIAALARWPLLLIILLAALAMLYRFASSRDAPRWQWLSVGAVTAALLWIAGSALLSWYLSAFANYNATYGSLGAAIGLMMWMWMSAIVIMFGAELNSEIEREAKMAP encoded by the coding sequence GTGCCGGCGCGGCGGTCGGAGCAGTTCGACAGCTGGCTGCTGATTGCCGCCACGGCTGTTCTGGTGCTGACTGCCGAGCGCTATTTTCAGGAGTCCGGCCTCATCAAGTCCGGCGCCTTGCAAAACGCGCCGAGAACCAGCGTGACGCAAGCGACGAGCCGGCCCGATCACGGCCGCCACTCGAAAAGCCCTTTCGCAATTCCCTGGGCCGGCTGGAAGGAGATCTTCCGGCGCACCTACCGGCGCATCGACGACGATCGCCTGCTCGCGACCGCCGGAGGCGTCGTCTTTTTCGGCCTGCTCGCGATCTTTCCCGCCGTGACCGCGCTGGTCTCGTCCTATGGCCTGTTCGCCGATCCCTCGACGATCAGCGCCAACCTCCAGAGCCTCGCGATGATGCTGCCCGAGGGCGCATTCCAGATCGTCGAGGACCAGGTCGCGCGCGTGGTCTCGAACGGCAATACGGCGCTCGGTGCCGCCTTCCTGCTCGGCCTCATGCTCGCGGTCTGGAGCGCCAATGCCGGCGTCAAATCCATTTTCGACGCCCTCAACGTCGCCTATGAGGCGCGCGAGAAGCGCGGCTTCATCAAGCTGAACCTGATGTCCCTGGCCTTCACGGTCGGCGGCATCGCCGCGCTTCTGCTGATGGTCGGCGCCGTCGTGGCCTTTCCGCTCGCGCTCGATCACATCGGCATCGCGCCCGAAAGCAAGCTGATCGCCGCGCTCGCGCGCTGGCCGCTGCTGCTCATCATTCTACTGGCGGCACTCGCCATGCTCTATCGCTTCGCGTCCAGCCGCGACGCACCGCGCTGGCAATGGCTGAGCGTCGGCGCGGTGACGGCCGCCCTGCTCTGGATCGCCGGCTCGGCGTTGCTCTCCTGGTATCTGTCGGCCTTCGCCAACTACAACGCAACCTACGGCTCGCTCGGCGCGGCGATCGGCCTGATGATGTGGATGTGGATGTCGGCCATCGTCATCATGTTCGGCGCCGAGCTGAACTCGGAGATCGAACGGGAGGCCAAAATGGCGCCCTGA
- a CDS encoding class I SAM-dependent methyltransferase: MSTSAALKPAPAQPDLAAVKQRQQGAWSSGDYAVVGTTLQIVGEQLCEALDLRAGSKVLDVAAGNGNATLAAARRWCDVTSTDYVPALLKRGQERAAADHLTVEFREADAEALPFADASYDVVVSTFGVMFTPDQDKAASELARVCKSGGKIGLASWTPQGFIGQLFKTIGKHVAPPAGVKSPALWGTQARLEEMFITKATEISTEPRMFVFRYRSPEHWLDVFKSYYGPMLKAFAALDETGQAALRRDLMTLLGEFNHADDGTVVVHSEYLEAVITRR, from the coding sequence ATGTCGACATCCGCAGCGCTCAAGCCGGCCCCCGCCCAGCCCGATCTCGCCGCCGTGAAGCAGCGCCAGCAAGGCGCCTGGTCGTCCGGCGACTACGCCGTCGTCGGCACCACCTTGCAGATCGTCGGCGAGCAGCTCTGCGAGGCGCTGGACCTGCGCGCCGGCAGCAAGGTGCTGGACGTCGCCGCCGGCAACGGCAATGCGACACTGGCGGCGGCGCGGCGCTGGTGTGACGTCACATCCACGGACTACGTGCCGGCGCTGCTCAAGCGCGGACAGGAACGCGCGGCGGCGGACCATCTGACGGTCGAATTTCGCGAGGCGGATGCCGAGGCGCTGCCGTTTGCCGATGCCAGCTACGACGTCGTCGTTTCGACCTTCGGCGTGATGTTCACGCCCGACCAGGACAAGGCAGCCTCCGAGCTTGCGCGGGTCTGCAAATCCGGCGGCAAGATCGGCCTCGCCAGCTGGACGCCGCAGGGTTTCATCGGCCAGCTCTTCAAGACCATCGGCAAGCATGTGGCGCCGCCGGCGGGTGTGAAGTCGCCGGCCCTGTGGGGGACGCAGGCACGGCTCGAGGAGATGTTCATCACCAAGGCCACGGAGATATCAACCGAACCGCGCATGTTCGTGTTCCGTTATCGCTCGCCGGAGCACTGGCTCGATGTCTTCAAATCGTACTATGGACCGATGCTGAAGGCTTTCGCCGCGCTCGACGAGACCGGCCAGGCGGCCCTGCGTCGCGATCTCATGACACTGCTGGGCGAGTTCAACCATGCCGACGACGGCACGGTGGTCGTGCACAGCGAATATCTGGAAGCCGTCATCACCAGGCGCTGA
- a CDS encoding EAL domain-containing protein yields the protein MIRISTIFIAICMVLVAASLGLVLYSVAGINGTESAIVALTALTFLILYNAVSMRLRDRNDVGGQIADLSRGTADLARQVAEFGRRLAAIEGRIASSNSTNTDRIQSVVGEINELGGLVRQLATTVSAHEDLLAGAPPPPSPAPVAKPEPEAPIDLAAPFEESPAAPPPIPVPAPQPTPPAVQTKTANAVQTVNGRNQTQMLATLRNAIDENRIDIFLQPMVTLPQRKVRFYEAVTRVRDGRDQLIAAEEFISIAEASGLIGRIDNMVMLRCVQVLRRLMVRNKDVGVFCNVAASTLGNSTSFAQCLDFLEANRALAPSLVLEFKQSTFRNLGPAETENLAALAQRGFRFSIDHVTDLRIEPRELADRGVRFIKVPASLLLDPRQASTSDIHPSDLSDLLGRFGIDLIAERIEGERAVVDLLDYDVRFGQGFLFAPPRPLRPEGASATGGAAPNQAQDTQGFNGSAPPSPGATTSSAPPAQRITTGSAALARRI from the coding sequence ATGATTCGCATTTCGACGATCTTCATCGCCATCTGCATGGTTCTGGTCGCGGCCTCGCTCGGGCTTGTCCTCTACTCGGTCGCCGGCATCAACGGAACCGAATCCGCGATCGTGGCGCTGACCGCGCTGACCTTCCTGATCCTCTACAACGCGGTGTCGATGCGGCTGCGCGATCGCAACGACGTCGGCGGCCAGATTGCCGACCTGTCGCGCGGTACCGCCGACCTCGCCCGCCAGGTCGCCGAGTTCGGCCGGAGGCTGGCTGCGATCGAGGGGCGCATCGCCTCGTCCAACTCGACCAACACCGACCGCATTCAGTCTGTGGTCGGCGAGATCAACGAGCTCGGCGGGCTGGTCAGGCAGCTCGCGACCACCGTGTCGGCTCACGAAGATCTCCTGGCCGGCGCCCCGCCGCCCCCCTCTCCCGCCCCGGTCGCGAAGCCGGAACCGGAAGCGCCGATCGACCTGGCTGCGCCCTTCGAGGAGAGCCCCGCCGCCCCGCCGCCAATTCCCGTACCGGCGCCGCAGCCGACACCGCCAGCCGTTCAGACCAAGACTGCCAACGCAGTCCAGACGGTCAACGGACGCAACCAGACCCAGATGCTGGCGACGCTGCGCAACGCGATCGACGAGAATCGCATCGACATCTTCCTGCAGCCGATGGTGACGCTGCCGCAGCGCAAGGTGCGGTTCTACGAGGCGGTGACGCGGGTGCGTGATGGGCGCGACCAGCTGATTGCCGCCGAGGAGTTCATCAGCATCGCCGAGGCCTCGGGGCTGATCGGGCGCATCGACAACATGGTGATGTTGCGCTGCGTGCAAGTGCTGCGCCGCCTGATGGTGCGCAACAAGGATGTCGGCGTGTTCTGCAACGTCGCGGCTTCCACGCTCGGCAATTCGACCAGCTTCGCGCAGTGCCTCGACTTCCTCGAAGCCAACCGGGCGCTGGCGCCGTCGCTGGTGCTGGAATTCAAGCAATCGACCTTCCGCAATCTCGGCCCGGCCGAGACCGAGAATCTCGCAGCGCTCGCCCAGCGCGGCTTCCGCTTCTCGATCGACCACGTCACCGATCTGCGCATCGAGCCGCGCGAGCTCGCCGACCGCGGCGTGCGCTTCATCAAGGTGCCGGCCTCGCTCCTGCTCGACCCCAGGCAAGCCTCGACCTCGGACATCCACCCCTCCGACCTCTCCGATCTGCTCGGCCGCTTCGGCATCGACCTGATCGCCGAGCGCATCGAAGGCGAGCGCGCGGTGGTCGATTTGCTCGACTATGACGTGCGGTTCGGCCAGGGCTTCCTGTTCGCGCCGCCCCGGCCATTGCGGCCGGAAGGGGCATCTGCTACCGGCGGAGCCGCGCCGAACCAGGCGCAGGACACCCAGGGATTCAATGGCTCCGCTCCCCCCAGCCCAGGTGCGACGACGTCTTCAGCACCTCCAGCCCAACGCATCACCACCGGCAGCGCGGCGCTCGCGCGGCGTATCTGA
- a CDS encoding TIGR01459 family HAD-type hydrolase produces the protein MTTLHFAESLRELVGGVDVVLSDIWGVVHNGLESFPEACEALHTYRSRGGTVILITNAPRPADSVQRQLRKLGVADEAYDAIVSSGDLTRLYVAEHPGRKMFWLGPERDNSIYRGLDAVTAPLEEADYIVCTGPFDDETETPEDYRGMMLQARERKLPLVCANPDIVVERGDRLIYCAGAIAELYREIGGEVIFYGKPHRPIYERAMALAGERQGHPIDRKKVLAIGDSVRTDLTGAREFGIDCLFVTRGIHAEEFEGLDQLDPTSVMELFGHPPKALMRELKW, from the coding sequence ATGACCACGCTGCATTTTGCCGAAAGCCTGCGCGAGCTCGTGGGCGGTGTGGACGTCGTGCTCAGCGACATCTGGGGCGTGGTCCATAACGGCCTGGAATCCTTCCCCGAAGCCTGCGAGGCGCTGCACACCTATCGCAGCCGTGGCGGTACGGTGATCCTGATCACCAACGCGCCACGCCCGGCCGATTCGGTACAGCGGCAGCTCCGCAAGCTCGGCGTCGCGGACGAGGCCTATGACGCCATCGTCTCGTCGGGCGACCTGACGCGGCTCTATGTCGCCGAGCATCCCGGCCGCAAGATGTTCTGGCTCGGGCCAGAGCGCGACAACTCGATCTATCGCGGCCTCGATGCGGTGACGGCGCCGCTGGAAGAGGCCGACTACATCGTCTGCACCGGCCCCTTTGACGACGAGACCGAGACGCCGGAAGACTATCGCGGCATGATGCTGCAGGCGCGCGAACGCAAACTGCCTCTGGTGTGCGCCAACCCTGATATCGTGGTCGAACGCGGCGACCGGCTGATCTATTGCGCCGGCGCGATTGCCGAACTCTATCGCGAGATCGGCGGCGAGGTGATCTTCTATGGCAAGCCGCACCGGCCGATCTACGAGCGTGCGATGGCGCTCGCCGGCGAGCGCCAGGGCCACCCAATCGACCGGAAAAAGGTGCTGGCGATCGGTGATTCCGTCCGCACCGACCTGACCGGCGCGCGCGAATTCGGCATCGACTGCCTGTTCGTCACCCGCGGCATCCATGCCGAGGAGTTCGAGGGCCTCGACCAGCTCGACCCGACATCGGTGATGGAATTGTTCGGCCACCCGCCGAAGGCGCTGATGCGCGAATTGAAGTGGTGA
- a CDS encoding response regulator produces MAVDLSMSVLVVDDYSTMIRIIRNLLKQLGFENIDDASDGSAALNKMRGKKYGLVISDWNMEPMTGYDLLREVRADPNLATTPFIMITAESKTENVIAAKKAGVNNYIVKPFNAATLKTKIEAVFPDMASA; encoded by the coding sequence ATGGCGGTTGATTTGTCGATGTCGGTTCTGGTGGTTGACGACTACAGCACCATGATCCGTATCATCAGGAATCTGCTGAAGCAGCTTGGCTTCGAGAATATCGATGATGCCAGCGATGGTTCGGCGGCGCTGAACAAGATGCGCGGCAAGAAGTATGGCCTCGTGATCTCCGACTGGAACATGGAGCCGATGACGGGCTACGATTTGCTGCGCGAAGTGCGCGCGGATCCGAACCTCGCCACCACGCCCTTCATCATGATCACGGCCGAATCGAAGACCGAGAACGTGATCGCCGCCAAGAAGGCCGGCGTGAACAACTACATCGTCAAGCCGTTCAACGCGGCGACGCTGAAGACCAAGATCGAGGCGGTCTTCCCGGACATGGCGAGCGCGTAA
- a CDS encoding bifunctional riboflavin kinase/FAD synthetase — translation MAPHFTVIRDSTPDSAILRGAVVAMGNFDGVHLGHRAVIAAALEMGRSHGRPALALTFEPHPRRFFSPNTPQFRLTDEPAKLRLLAGTGLAGAVVMTFDKARAGTSAQDFIHHDLIGRLGVSGIAVGYDFHFGKGRVGSPSLLADEAPRLGIEVDVQPHVDIDERPVSSSAIRIALAEGQIDEATTMLGAPWFITGEVIHGEKRGRDLGYPTANIRLDANCGLKHGIYAVRVGRGAERLDGVASFGRRPTFDNGAPLLEIFLFDFKGDLYGQALDCAFVGFIREELKFDNLEALIRQMDDDSIRARAILAAAPDAFPRLGAVG, via the coding sequence ATGGCCCCGCATTTTACCGTTATTCGCGACTCCACGCCGGATTCCGCGATTTTAAGGGGCGCCGTGGTCGCGATGGGCAATTTCGACGGTGTTCATCTCGGCCATCGCGCGGTGATCGCGGCGGCCCTGGAAATGGGCCGATCGCATGGCCGCCCTGCGCTGGCGTTGACCTTCGAGCCGCATCCGCGCCGGTTTTTCAGCCCGAACACCCCGCAATTCCGCCTGACGGACGAGCCGGCGAAGCTGCGGCTGCTGGCCGGTACCGGGCTTGCCGGCGCCGTGGTCATGACCTTCGACAAGGCGAGGGCCGGCACCAGTGCGCAAGATTTCATTCACCATGACCTGATCGGACGCCTCGGCGTCAGCGGCATAGCGGTCGGCTACGACTTCCATTTCGGCAAGGGGCGGGTCGGCTCGCCGAGCCTGCTGGCCGACGAGGCACCCCGGCTCGGTATCGAGGTCGACGTGCAGCCGCATGTCGACATCGACGAGCGGCCGGTCTCCTCCAGCGCCATCCGGATCGCGCTCGCCGAAGGCCAGATCGACGAGGCCACCACCATGCTGGGCGCCCCCTGGTTCATCACCGGTGAGGTGATCCACGGCGAAAAGCGCGGCCGCGACCTCGGCTATCCCACCGCCAACATCCGCCTCGATGCCAATTGCGGCCTCAAGCACGGCATCTACGCGGTGCGGGTCGGGCGCGGCGCCGAGAGGCTGGACGGGGTGGCGAGCTTCGGCCGCCGCCCGACCTTTGATAATGGCGCGCCCCTGCTGGAAATCTTCCTGTTCGACTTCAAGGGCGACCTCTACGGGCAGGCACTCGATTGTGCCTTCGTCGGCTTCATCCGCGAGGAGCTGAAATTCGACAATCTGGAGGCCCTGATCCGCCAGATGGATGACGATTCCATCCGCGCCCGCGCCATCCTGGCCGCCGCCCCGGACGCCTTTCCGCGGCTTGGCGCCGTCGGTTGA